From one Pedosphaera parvula Ellin514 genomic stretch:
- the moeB gene encoding molybdopterin-synthase adenylyltransferase MoeB, with translation MELDNDQIRRYSRHLILPEVGLAGQKKICSTSVLCIGAGGLGSPIAMYLAAAGIGKIGIVDFDTVDFSNLQRQIIHATADVGRPKADSAKETILGINPTCEVVIHNTRLSSENALDIIRQYDIVVDGTDNFPTRYLTNDACVLLKKPNVYGSIFRFDGQASVFAPHLGGPCYRCLYPEPPPPGMVPSCAEGGVLGVLPGIVGCIQATEILKLAIGKGTSLTGRLMLFNALDMKFRELKLRRDPKCPICGDHPTIKELIDYEVFCGIPTEPEVTSANPDEVTVQDMKRALDDPKLNIKVIDVRDPDEYEICHVDSVPQIPLGELPNRFTELDPNQQLYIHCKSGVRSMKALKFLREQGYKYVKSVKGGINAWSDEIDHSVAKY, from the coding sequence ATGGAATTAGACAATGACCAAATACGGCGTTACTCCCGCCACCTGATCCTGCCCGAAGTCGGCCTGGCCGGACAAAAGAAAATCTGCTCCACCAGCGTCCTTTGCATCGGCGCTGGCGGCCTCGGTTCCCCCATCGCCATGTATCTCGCCGCCGCCGGCATCGGCAAAATTGGCATCGTCGACTTCGACACCGTCGATTTCTCCAATCTCCAACGCCAGATCATACACGCCACTGCCGACGTCGGACGTCCCAAGGCCGACTCCGCCAAGGAAACCATTCTCGGCATCAACCCGACCTGCGAAGTCGTCATCCATAACACCCGGCTCTCCAGCGAAAACGCCCTCGACATCATCCGCCAATACGACATCGTCGTCGACGGCACCGACAATTTCCCGACTCGTTATCTCACCAACGACGCCTGCGTTCTCCTCAAGAAACCCAACGTCTACGGTTCCATTTTCCGATTCGATGGCCAGGCCAGCGTCTTCGCACCGCACCTCGGCGGACCTTGTTACCGCTGCCTCTATCCCGAACCCCCGCCACCCGGCATGGTTCCCAGCTGCGCTGAAGGCGGCGTCCTCGGCGTCCTCCCCGGCATCGTCGGCTGCATCCAGGCCACCGAAATTTTGAAGCTCGCCATCGGCAAAGGCACCTCCCTCACCGGACGCCTCATGCTCTTCAACGCCCTCGACATGAAGTTCCGCGAGCTCAAGCTCCGTCGCGATCCCAAGTGCCCCATCTGCGGCGACCATCCGACCATCAAGGAACTCATCGATTACGAAGTGTTCTGCGGCATCCCGACCGAACCCGAAGTCACCTCCGCGAACCCCGATGAAGTCACCGTCCAGGACATGAAACGCGCCCTCGACGACCCCAAGCTTAACATCAAGGTCATCGACGTCCGCGACCCCGACGAATACGAAATCTGCCACGTCGATAGCGTCCCCCAGATTCCACTCGGCGAACTCCCGAACCGCTTCACCGAACTCGATCCCAACCAGCAGTTGTACATCCACTGCAAGAGCGGTGTCCGTTCCATGAAAGCCCTGAAGTTCCTCCGCGAACAAGGCTACAAATACGTCAAGAGCGTTAAAGGCGGCATCAACGCCTGGTCTGACGAAATCGACCACTCCGTCGCCAAGTATTAA